From a single Brassica oleracea var. oleracea cultivar TO1000 chromosome C5, BOL, whole genome shotgun sequence genomic region:
- the LOC106343873 gene encoding probable polyamine transporter At3g19553 isoform X1 — protein MGEETTANDENVAETKPSPKLTLLPLVFLIFYEVSGGPFGVEDSVKSGGGPLLALLGFLIFPLIWSIPEALITAELATSFPENGGYVVWISSAFGPFWGFQEGFWKWFSGVMDNALYPVLFLDYLKHSFPVLDHVAARVPALLGITFSLTYLNYRGLHIVGFSAVLLAVFSLCPFLVMALLAVPRIRPQRWLFVDFKKVNWRGYFNTMFWNLNYWDKASTLAGEVESPGETFPKALFGAVLLVMGSYLIPLTAGTGALSESSSGEWSDGYFAEVGMLIGGVWLKGWIQAAAAMSNLGLFEAEMSSDAFQLLGMSEIGMLPAFFAQRLVTWSKYGTPTISILCSATGVIFLSSLSFQEIIEFLNFLYALGMLLEFAAFVKLRIKKPDLNRPYRVPLNTFGTLSLCLPPSLLVILVMVLAAPKTFLISGVIIVVGFCLYPFLELVKEKRWARFIPEDPRRQVLGVQTESQLDEEHGDESSASLLP, from the exons ATGGGTGAAGAGACAACCGCAAACGATGAAAATGTTGCCGAGACAAAACCAAGTCCAAAGCTGACACTATTGCCTCTAGTATTTCTAATATTCTATGAAGTTTCTGGTGGCCCTTTTGGTGTGGAGGACTCTGTTAAATCAGGTGGGGGTCCTCTCTTAGCCCTTCTAGGCTTCTTGATCTTCCCTCTTATCTGGAGCATACCCGAAGCTCTGATCACAGCAGAGCTCGCGACAAGCTTCCCTGAGAACGGTGGCTACGTGGTTTGGATCTCTTCAGCGTTTGGTCCCTTCTGGGGATTCCAAGAAGGGTTTTGGAAATGGTTCAGTGGTGTAATGGACAATGCTCTCTACCCTGTTCTGTTTCTTGATTACCTGAAACATTCCTTCCCTGTTTTGGACCATGTAGCTGCTCGTGTACCTGCTCTGTTAGGCATTACCTTCTCACTGACGTACTTGAACTACAGAGGGTTGCATATCGTCGGCTTTTCAGCTGTTCTGTTAGCGGTTTTCTCGCTCTGCCCTTTTCTTGTAATGGCTTTGCTTGCGGTTCCTAGGATCAGACCTCAGCGTTGGCTGTTTGTGGATTTCAAGAAAGTTAACTGGAGAGGGTACTTCAATACAATGTTTTGGAATCTGAACTATTGGGACAAGGCTAGTACTCTTGCAGGAGAAGTTGAGAGCCCTGGGGAGACGTTTCCAAAGGCTTTGTTTGGAGCGGTTTTGTTGGTGATGGGGTCGTATTTGATCCCACTTACGGCAGGGACTGGAGCTTTGAGCGAGTCTTCTTCGGGTGAGTGGAGTGATGGGTATTTTGCTGAGGTTGGGATGCTTATTGGAGGTGTTTGGCTCAAGGGATGGATACAAGCTGCTGCTGCAATGTCGAATCTAGGATTGTTTGAAGCTGAGATGAGTAGTGATGCGTTCCAGCTTCTTGGTATGAGCGAGATTGGGATGCTCCCTGCGTTTTTCGCCCAGAGGTTAGTTACTTG GTCAAAGTATGGTACACCAACGATCAGTATTCTGTGCTCAGCTACAGGAGTCATATTCTTGTCGTCGTTGAGCTTTCAAGAGATCATAGAGTTTCTGAACTTCTTGTACGCTTTAGGAATGCTTCTTGAGTTCGCAGCCTTTGTGAAGCTAAGGATCAAGAAACCGGATCTTAACCGACCTTATAGAGTTCCATTAAACACCTTTGGAACTTTATCGCTGTGTTTGCCTCCTTCTTTGCTTGTGATTCTTGTGATGGTTTTGGCCGCTCCAAAGACGTTTTTAATCAGTGGTGTGATCATCGTCGTCGGGTTCTGCTTGTACCCGTTCTTAGAACTCGTGAAGGAGAAACGATGGGCGAGATTCATCCCAGAGGATCCAAGAAGACAGGTTTTAGGAGTTCAAACAGAGTCCCAGTTGGATGAAGAACATGGAGACGAGTCTTCTGCTAGCCTTCTCCCATGA
- the LOC106343873 gene encoding probable polyamine transporter At3g19553 isoform X2: MGEETTANDENVAETKPSPKLTLLPLVFLIFYEVSGGPFGVEDSVKSGGGPLLALLGFLIFPLIWSIPEALITAELATSFPENGGYVVWISSAFGPFWGFQEGFWKWFSGVMDNALYPVLFLDYLKHSFPVLDHVAARVPALLGITFSLTYLNYRGLHIVGFSAVLLAVFSLCPFLVMALLAVPRIRPQRWLFVDFKKVNWRGYFNTMFWNLNYWDKASTLAGEVESPGETFPKALFGAVLLVMGSYLIPLTAGTGALSESSSGEWSDGYFAEVGMLIGGVWLKGWIQAAAAMSNLGLFEAEMSSDAFQLLGMSEIGMLPAFFAQRSKYGTPTISILCSATGVIFLSSLSFQEIIEFLNFLYALGMLLEFAAFVKLRIKKPDLNRPYRVPLNTFGTLSLCLPPSLLVILVMVLAAPKTFLISGVIIVVGFCLYPFLELVKEKRWARFIPEDPRRQVLGVQTESQLDEEHGDESSASLLP, from the exons ATGGGTGAAGAGACAACCGCAAACGATGAAAATGTTGCCGAGACAAAACCAAGTCCAAAGCTGACACTATTGCCTCTAGTATTTCTAATATTCTATGAAGTTTCTGGTGGCCCTTTTGGTGTGGAGGACTCTGTTAAATCAGGTGGGGGTCCTCTCTTAGCCCTTCTAGGCTTCTTGATCTTCCCTCTTATCTGGAGCATACCCGAAGCTCTGATCACAGCAGAGCTCGCGACAAGCTTCCCTGAGAACGGTGGCTACGTGGTTTGGATCTCTTCAGCGTTTGGTCCCTTCTGGGGATTCCAAGAAGGGTTTTGGAAATGGTTCAGTGGTGTAATGGACAATGCTCTCTACCCTGTTCTGTTTCTTGATTACCTGAAACATTCCTTCCCTGTTTTGGACCATGTAGCTGCTCGTGTACCTGCTCTGTTAGGCATTACCTTCTCACTGACGTACTTGAACTACAGAGGGTTGCATATCGTCGGCTTTTCAGCTGTTCTGTTAGCGGTTTTCTCGCTCTGCCCTTTTCTTGTAATGGCTTTGCTTGCGGTTCCTAGGATCAGACCTCAGCGTTGGCTGTTTGTGGATTTCAAGAAAGTTAACTGGAGAGGGTACTTCAATACAATGTTTTGGAATCTGAACTATTGGGACAAGGCTAGTACTCTTGCAGGAGAAGTTGAGAGCCCTGGGGAGACGTTTCCAAAGGCTTTGTTTGGAGCGGTTTTGTTGGTGATGGGGTCGTATTTGATCCCACTTACGGCAGGGACTGGAGCTTTGAGCGAGTCTTCTTCGGGTGAGTGGAGTGATGGGTATTTTGCTGAGGTTGGGATGCTTATTGGAGGTGTTTGGCTCAAGGGATGGATACAAGCTGCTGCTGCAATGTCGAATCTAGGATTGTTTGAAGCTGAGATGAGTAGTGATGCGTTCCAGCTTCTTGGTATGAGCGAGATTGGGATGCTCCCTGCGTTTTTCGCCCAGAG GTCAAAGTATGGTACACCAACGATCAGTATTCTGTGCTCAGCTACAGGAGTCATATTCTTGTCGTCGTTGAGCTTTCAAGAGATCATAGAGTTTCTGAACTTCTTGTACGCTTTAGGAATGCTTCTTGAGTTCGCAGCCTTTGTGAAGCTAAGGATCAAGAAACCGGATCTTAACCGACCTTATAGAGTTCCATTAAACACCTTTGGAACTTTATCGCTGTGTTTGCCTCCTTCTTTGCTTGTGATTCTTGTGATGGTTTTGGCCGCTCCAAAGACGTTTTTAATCAGTGGTGTGATCATCGTCGTCGGGTTCTGCTTGTACCCGTTCTTAGAACTCGTGAAGGAGAAACGATGGGCGAGATTCATCCCAGAGGATCCAAGAAGACAGGTTTTAGGAGTTCAAACAGAGTCCCAGTTGGATGAAGAACATGGAGACGAGTCTTCTGCTAGCCTTCTCCCATGA